In Zunongwangia profunda SM-A87, the following proteins share a genomic window:
- a CDS encoding RagB/SusD family nutrient uptake outer membrane protein, producing MRKFRIIPIAIFSMVSVFGLKSCTDDILKEETRGVFTPDFFTTETGVQGGLTYLYQNMRNVFGFAYYLNLTETGTDEYVAAQSANNNFYDLDLAGQGNLSSESGFSVGVVWGNAFPAINTASGIIENAEGVGLDNLLIAEARFFRAFNYFLLVQNYGGVPLDLGSGELAFNNSAVRTSVRNTVPEVYTRAILPDLQTAVNDLPDNPRLTGAVTKNVARLFLSKAYLTYAWWLENPNNIPTYPETPRTDPDGQDASYYFQKAYDLAVEGIENPGPYRLLDCFYNVHVATNDRHDEMMLYADRTEDSQLYNGADLGYSGPEGSANTAVWMVTSNYTSISVDGVSAVQREAAQSYGRPWTRMAPPIGVLTETFEEKELDSRYDATFVTSYRGNWDKGGATEPTLTAANGMEIAPGDAVISFLDEHNDNVVYVNGANIGGGELPGRSDYVINPDEINRRFYPGLWKLGTYRTDNGGGLGSPNGALTRPFPIAKYSEFYFLAAEAAVKGATGSYSAYDLINVIRARAGKWCYDNGEQEERIEDNSAAMIAATPDVIDIDFILAERSREYFGEGYRWYDLVRTQKWNELAGSYMIGGNDATDHTPTVTNRNIEPYHYLRPIPRGQLDNLDVSQAEKDAYQNPGYQ from the coding sequence ATGAGAAAATTTAGAATTATACCTATAGCCATATTTTCAATGGTGTCGGTATTCGGTTTAAAATCTTGTACAGATGATATACTGAAAGAAGAAACAAGAGGAGTATTTACTCCAGATTTTTTTACTACAGAAACTGGGGTTCAGGGAGGATTAACATATTTATATCAGAATATGCGAAACGTCTTTGGATTTGCATATTATTTAAACTTAACAGAAACAGGTACAGATGAATATGTTGCCGCCCAAAGTGCCAATAATAACTTTTATGATTTAGATCTTGCCGGGCAAGGTAATTTAAGTTCAGAAAGTGGATTTTCAGTAGGTGTTGTTTGGGGAAATGCTTTTCCCGCAATAAATACGGCTAGCGGTATTATTGAAAATGCTGAAGGGGTAGGACTCGATAATTTGCTAATTGCAGAAGCAAGGTTTTTTAGGGCATTTAATTACTTTTTATTAGTGCAAAATTATGGTGGTGTACCACTAGATTTGGGTTCTGGTGAATTAGCATTTAATAATTCTGCCGTTAGGACTTCTGTGCGTAATACAGTACCTGAAGTTTATACCAGGGCTATTTTGCCAGATTTACAAACAGCTGTAAACGATTTACCTGATAATCCGCGTTTAACCGGAGCAGTAACCAAGAACGTAGCTCGGCTGTTTTTATCAAAAGCTTATTTAACCTATGCCTGGTGGTTAGAGAATCCTAATAATATTCCTACCTATCCTGAAACGCCAAGAACAGATCCGGATGGTCAGGATGCTTCTTATTATTTCCAAAAAGCCTATGATCTAGCTGTTGAGGGAATTGAGAATCCAGGCCCTTATCGTTTACTAGATTGTTTTTATAATGTACATGTGGCCACGAACGATCGTCATGATGAAATGATGTTATATGCAGATCGTACTGAAGATAGCCAACTTTATAACGGGGCAGATTTAGGATATAGTGGTCCAGAGGGTAGTGCTAATACAGCAGTTTGGATGGTAACATCTAACTACACCAGTATAAGTGTGGATGGCGTTTCTGCAGTACAAAGAGAAGCTGCTCAAAGTTATGGTAGGCCTTGGACAAGAATGGCACCACCTATTGGTGTATTAACAGAAACTTTTGAAGAGAAAGAATTAGATTCTCGCTATGATGCTACATTTGTCACCAGTTATAGAGGAAACTGGGATAAAGGTGGTGCAACTGAACCTACATTAACGGCAGCCAATGGTATGGAAATAGCCCCAGGTGATGCGGTGATATCATTTTTAGATGAACATAATGATAATGTTGTTTATGTAAATGGTGCTAACATCGGAGGGGGAGAACTTCCAGGAAGATCAGATTATGTTATAAACCCAGATGAAATTAATAGAAGGTTTTATCCAGGTTTATGGAAATTAGGGACTTACCGCACGGATAACGGAGGTGGTTTAGGATCTCCTAATGGAGCACTAACCCGTCCTTTTCCAATAGCAAAATATTCTGAATTTTATTTCCTGGCGGCTGAAGCAGCCGTAAAAGGAGCAACAGGAAGTTATAGTGCTTATGATTTAATTAATGTTATTAGGGCGCGAGCCGGCAAATGGTGTTATGATAACGGCGAACAGGAAGAACGTATCGAGGATAATAGTGCGGCCATGATAGCAGCGACGCCAGATGTTATAGATATCGATTTTATTTTGGCAGAGCGTTCCCGGGAATACTTTGGTGAAGGCTATCGTTGGTATGACCTGGTACGTACTCAAAAATGGAACGAATTAGCTGGATCTTATATGATTGGTGGCAATGATGCCACAGATCATACCCCAACCGTAACGAATAGGAATATTGAGCCTTATCATTATTTAAGACCAATACCTCGCGGACAATTAGATAATCTGGATGTATCACAAGCAGAAAAAGATGCTTACCAGAACCCTGGCTATCAATAG